TCGTTGGCCGCTCTCGGAGCGGCGTTTACGCTGTTCGTGGTGTTTCTGTCGATCTCGCAGTTCCCGGCCGGTCTGTATCGGGATCGGTTCGGACCGCGTAACCTGTCGATTCTTGCCGGCATGCTCGCGGGTGGTGGCTACGTCGGTCTCGCATACGCGACGGCGCTGTGGCACGTCTACCTGTTCTACTCGCTGGGTGCGATCGGCGTTGGGGTCGTCTACACCGTCGGGACCAACAGTGCCCTCAAATGGTTTCCTGACAAGCGAGGCTTCACCACCGGCGTCGGAACGATGATGTATGCGGGCGGAAGCGCCGTGTTCATCCCCTACGTCCGTGCGAATGCCACGGTTGATGCGTTCCCCGGTGCCGTCCAGAACATCGGCATCCTGATCTGTGTCGGCGTCGTCGCCAGTGCGGTCGTGCTTCGCGACCCCCCGACAGGGTGGATGACCGATGGGGGCGCCCGATCCGACTCGTCCACGCAGGAGACGGATCATTCCTCGACGGAAACGATCGAGATGGTAACTCGGCAATATACCTGGCGGGAGATGATTCGAACCCGACAGTTCCGTATCCTGTTCGCCATGTTCGCCGGTATCACGAGCGTCAGCTACATGCTCGCCGGAAACATCGTTCTCTTCGCCGAGAACAGCGGGATCGGGGCCGGAATCGCGACGGCGGCTGCGACGGCTCTTCCGATTGCGGACGGCCTCGGCCGGGTCGCCATCGGCGGGATCTCGGATCGATTGGGTCGCGAACGATCGATGCTCATCGCGTTTTCGGCCTGCGGGATCGGCGCTCTCCTGGTCG
This is a stretch of genomic DNA from Halalkalicoccus subterraneus. It encodes these proteins:
- a CDS encoding MFS transporter is translated as MTTPSSETVDLSTRAYEELGFSRWWQLVATAVMMGLVSPYKYVWTAIQEPLARDLGLSLAALGAAFTLFVVFLSISQFPAGLYRDRFGPRNLSILAGMLAGGGYVGLAYATALWHVYLFYSLGAIGVGVVYTVGTNSALKWFPDKRGFTTGVGTMMYAGGSAVFIPYVRANATVDAFPGAVQNIGILICVGVVASAVVLRDPPTGWMTDGGARSDSSTQETDHSSTETIEMVTRQYTWREMIRTRQFRILFAMFAGITSVSYMLAGNIVLFAENSGIGAGIATAAATALPIADGLGRVAIGGISDRLGRERSMLIAFSACGIGALLVVLSSVLGLSTAFLGAVVFASFFQGTQYTLVPSLMAGYFGDEHSSANYAIVYLMEIGGGVFGGIGVGWLAPTVGWSTTFVLGGVLGILAALGAVGLRSPSHG